A portion of the Methanolacinia paynteri genome contains these proteins:
- the uvrC gene encoding excinuclease ABC subunit UvrC, translating into MNTDSLPEEPGCYIYRDSVGTPVYIGKAKNLKKRVSSYFTGSHDPKTNAMLGVAEDFDYIVTRSETEALILENNLIKRYQPKYNIDLRDSKNYAYIHITGGKFPRIGIARRKGDSGEYFGPFVSAKERDYVLSVVRKTFRLRSCRKLRKRACLRYHMGTCSAPCIGQISAEDYSDLVRKAVSVLKGNNSEIISSLKEEMAGLSAAREFEKAMVVRDQITAVRHLSERQHIDQRKDTDEDIINYTVRDGIMYLMLFSVYKGTLGEKKEFVFDCDEGSFGEFIIQYYAENEPPRELILPEIPDEALEDYLSSIKGMKVRVTVPQKGEKKALLDLVKKNIESVFFGGEAKVERLRKALHLTESPDVIECFDISHLSGTAMVGSMVQFRYGKPDKRNYRRFRIKAVEGIDDFASIAEVVGRRYSRLIKEEAELPDLIVIDGGKGQLSSALGELEKLDVGIPVISLAKREEEVFVPGMSSPLPLKKNDKASLFLQEIRDEAHRFAISYNRLLRSKEAFDED; encoded by the coding sequence ATGAACACCGACTCTCTTCCGGAAGAGCCAGGCTGTTATATATACAGGGATTCCGTGGGAACTCCCGTATATATCGGCAAGGCGAAAAACCTTAAGAAGAGAGTATCGAGCTATTTTACAGGCAGTCACGATCCGAAGACAAATGCAATGCTCGGCGTGGCCGAAGATTTCGACTATATCGTCACCCGGAGCGAGACGGAGGCCCTGATCCTCGAGAACAACCTGATCAAGAGATACCAGCCGAAATACAATATCGATCTCAGGGACTCGAAGAACTACGCCTATATTCATATCACCGGCGGAAAGTTCCCGCGGATCGGAATCGCGAGGAGGAAAGGTGACTCAGGGGAATACTTCGGGCCTTTCGTATCCGCAAAGGAGAGGGATTATGTTCTTTCTGTCGTACGAAAGACATTTCGGCTTCGATCGTGCAGGAAACTCAGGAAGAGGGCATGTCTCAGGTATCATATGGGCACGTGCAGCGCCCCGTGCATCGGGCAGATCAGCGCGGAGGATTATTCCGATCTCGTTCGTAAGGCGGTCTCAGTACTGAAAGGAAATAATTCGGAGATAATCTCTTCTCTTAAGGAGGAGATGGCCGGACTCTCGGCCGCACGGGAATTCGAAAAAGCGATGGTTGTCCGGGACCAGATAACGGCGGTCCGGCACTTGTCCGAAAGGCAGCATATAGACCAAAGAAAGGATACGGACGAGGATATAATCAATTATACCGTCAGGGACGGGATTATGTATCTCATGCTCTTTTCCGTCTACAAGGGAACACTGGGCGAAAAGAAAGAGTTCGTATTCGACTGCGACGAGGGCTCTTTCGGGGAGTTCATAATCCAGTACTACGCAGAGAACGAGCCTCCCCGCGAACTGATCCTCCCGGAGATCCCGGACGAGGCGCTCGAAGACTACCTTTCCTCGATAAAAGGAATGAAGGTCCGTGTAACCGTTCCGCAGAAGGGAGAGAAGAAGGCGCTCCTGGATCTCGTGAAGAAGAATATCGAATCGGTGTTCTTCGGCGGCGAGGCGAAAGTGGAGAGACTTAGGAAGGCGCTGCACCTGACAGAGTCCCCCGATGTTATCGAGTGCTTCGACATATCCCACCTGTCGGGGACGGCGATGGTAGGATCTATGGTCCAGTTCCGCTACGGAAAACCCGACAAACGGAATTACAGGCGGTTCAGGATCAAAGCTGTCGAAGGGATCGATGACTTCGCTTCTATCGCTGAGGTCGTCGGGAGAAGATACTCGCGCCTTATTAAGGAGGAAGCCGAGCTTCCCGATCTTATCGTAATCGACGGCGGCAAGGGTCAGCTCTCATCGGCTCTCGGGGAGCTCGAGAAACTGGATGTGGGTATTCCGGTCATCTCTCTTGCAAAAAGGGAGGAGGAAGTCTTTGTCCCCGGCATGTCGTCCCCCCTGCCGCTGAAGAAAAACGACAAGGCATCGCTGTTTCTCCAGGAGATTAGGGACGAGGCGCACAGGTTCGCAATTTCATACAACAGGCTGCTCAGGTCGAAGGAGGCATTCGATGAAGACTGA
- the uvrA gene encoding excinuclease ABC subunit UvrA — protein sequence MDRIIIRGAREHNLKNISVSLPRDELIVITGVSGSGKSTLAFDTIYAEGQRRYVESLSAYARQFLGLMNKPDVDSIDGLSPAISIEQKTTSKNPRSTVGTVTEIYDYLRLLFARIGVPYCPEHNIRIESQSADRIAEAVTAEFSGMVNILSPVIRQKKGTYQQLLKDLNSDGFTRARVDGNIVRTDEEISLERYVKHDIEIVIDRLDPSGERSRLVEALETAIERSGGLVIIQGDEKEQIFSSKMACPICGIGFEELQPRMFSFNSPFGACEECNGLGIKMDFDPDLIIPDRSKSLSDGAVAMYRNFLDGYRVQYLAAVAKHFGFDIFTPISELSDEQYNALMFGSNDKIRFDMRAKGGDAYWSHNGRWEGLLPQAERLYGQTKSEYRKKELEKFMRISECPSCKGKRLKDKVLAVRINENSIVDVTDMPVSRCLEFFENLELTDKEREIAKQILKEIRSRLVFLEQVGLGYLTLSRNAGTLSGGEAQRIRLATQIGSNLTGVLYVLDEPSIGLHQRDNHKLIETLQKLRDLGNTLVVVEHDEDTIRQADYVLDMGPGAGIHGGFVVAEGTPGEISDNPKSITGQYLSGIEEIKVPSKRREFKNSVKIYGCTQNNLKSVDAKIPLGLFTVVTGVSGSGKSTLIYDTLYRALVKELYKSKTSPGSYREMVFDEKIDKVIVIDQSPIGRTPRSNPATYTKVFDEIRKVFAETKEAKIRGYKPGRFSFNVKGGRCEACGGEGLIKIEMNFLPDVYVECEECKGTRFNSETLEVKYKGKSIAEVLDMTVEEAYELFENIPSIRSKLGTLCRVGLGYIKLGQSSTTLSGGEAQRIKLTRELSKRATGNTIYLLDEPTTGLHFHDVRKLIEVLDSLVEKGNTVVVIEHNLDVIKSADYIIDLGPEGGDGGGEIIAEGTPEEVAESGISYTGKFLVPLLKKGK from the coding sequence ATGGATCGAATTATTATTCGCGGGGCGAGGGAGCACAATCTCAAAAATATCTCCGTTTCGCTCCCCCGTGATGAATTAATAGTAATTACAGGGGTTTCGGGCAGCGGTAAGTCCACGCTTGCATTCGACACTATATATGCCGAAGGGCAGAGAAGATATGTCGAATCGCTCTCCGCCTATGCCCGCCAGTTCCTCGGGCTGATGAACAAGCCGGATGTCGATTCCATCGACGGGCTCTCCCCTGCGATATCAATAGAGCAGAAGACCACATCGAAGAATCCGAGAAGTACTGTCGGAACGGTCACAGAAATTTACGACTATCTCCGTCTTCTTTTTGCAAGGATCGGTGTGCCTTACTGCCCGGAGCACAACATAAGGATCGAATCCCAGTCGGCGGACAGGATTGCAGAAGCGGTAACTGCCGAATTTTCAGGGATGGTGAATATACTCTCGCCGGTAATCCGGCAGAAGAAGGGAACATACCAGCAGCTCCTGAAGGACCTGAATTCCGATGGATTTACCCGGGCGAGGGTAGACGGCAATATCGTCCGGACCGACGAAGAGATCTCTCTTGAAAGATACGTGAAACACGATATAGAGATCGTGATCGATCGACTTGATCCCTCTGGGGAGCGGAGCCGTCTTGTGGAGGCCCTGGAGACAGCGATCGAGAGATCGGGCGGCCTCGTGATAATTCAGGGCGATGAAAAAGAACAGATATTCTCATCGAAGATGGCCTGTCCCATATGCGGAATAGGGTTCGAGGAGCTCCAGCCGAGGATGTTCTCGTTCAACAGTCCGTTCGGTGCGTGCGAGGAGTGTAACGGCCTCGGAATAAAGATGGACTTCGATCCTGACCTGATAATTCCCGACAGGAGCAAATCACTGTCTGACGGTGCTGTAGCAATGTACAGGAACTTCCTTGACGGGTACAGGGTTCAGTATCTTGCGGCGGTTGCGAAGCATTTCGGGTTCGATATCTTCACCCCGATCTCTGAGCTTTCCGACGAACAGTATAATGCACTGATGTTCGGTTCGAACGATAAGATTCGGTTCGATATGAGAGCGAAGGGAGGAGATGCCTACTGGTCGCACAACGGTAGATGGGAGGGTCTTCTTCCGCAGGCCGAACGGCTCTACGGTCAGACGAAATCCGAGTACAGGAAGAAAGAACTCGAGAAGTTCATGCGGATATCCGAGTGTCCTTCGTGTAAGGGAAAAAGGCTCAAGGACAAGGTTCTTGCAGTACGCATCAATGAGAATTCAATTGTAGATGTCACCGACATGCCTGTAAGCCGGTGCCTCGAATTCTTCGAAAACCTTGAACTGACAGACAAGGAGAGGGAGATCGCAAAACAGATCTTAAAAGAGATCAGGTCGAGGCTTGTCTTCCTCGAACAAGTCGGCCTGGGATATCTCACTTTGTCTAGAAATGCGGGAACTCTCTCGGGGGGCGAAGCCCAGAGGATCAGGCTTGCGACACAGATCGGGTCTAACCTGACCGGGGTCCTTTATGTCCTTGACGAGCCTTCGATCGGTCTTCACCAGAGAGACAACCATAAGTTGATCGAGACTTTACAGAAGCTCCGCGATCTCGGGAACACTCTAGTCGTCGTCGAGCATGACGAGGATACTATCCGGCAGGCCGATTATGTCCTCGATATGGGTCCCGGCGCAGGAATTCACGGGGGATTCGTAGTCGCCGAAGGGACGCCGGGGGAAATATCGGATAATCCGAAATCGATCACCGGACAATATCTTTCCGGGATAGAGGAGATCAAAGTCCCTTCGAAGAGGAGGGAATTCAAAAATTCTGTGAAAATCTACGGCTGTACGCAGAATAATCTGAAATCCGTAGATGCAAAGATACCTTTGGGACTCTTTACCGTCGTGACGGGAGTCTCCGGCAGCGGAAAATCCACACTGATCTACGACACCCTTTATCGTGCCCTGGTGAAGGAGCTGTACAAATCGAAGACTTCACCGGGATCTTACAGGGAGATGGTCTTCGACGAGAAGATCGACAAAGTGATCGTGATCGACCAGAGCCCGATTGGCAGAACACCGCGTTCGAACCCGGCGACCTACACAAAGGTATTCGATGAGATAAGAAAGGTGTTCGCCGAGACGAAGGAGGCGAAGATACGCGGTTACAAGCCCGGCCGGTTCTCGTTCAATGTCAAAGGCGGACGATGCGAGGCATGCGGCGGAGAGGGCCTGATTAAGATCGAGATGAACTTCCTGCCCGACGTCTACGTCGAGTGCGAGGAGTGCAAGGGAACGAGGTTCAACTCAGAGACGCTCGAGGTGAAGTACAAGGGGAAGTCGATCGCCGAGGTCCTGGATATGACGGTCGAAGAGGCGTATGAACTGTTTGAAAACATTCCCTCCATCAGAAGCAAACTCGGGACACTGTGCCGCGTCGGTCTCGGGTACATAAAACTCGGGCAGAGCTCGACAACGCTCTCGGGCGGAGAAGCACAGAGGATAAAGCTCACGAGAGAACTTTCGAAACGTGCCACCGGTAATACGATATACCTTCTCGACGAACCGACGACCGGACTCCATTTCCATGATGTAAGGAAACTTATCGAGGTGCTTGACAGCCTTGTGGAGAAAGGGAACACAGTCGTTGTAATCGAGCATAACCTTGATGTGATAAAATCGGCAGATTATATTATCGACCTCGGCCCCGAAGGAGGTGACGGCGGCGGCGAGATCATCGCGGAAGGAACCCCGGAGGAGGTTGCTGAATCCGGGATCAGCTATACGGGAAAGTTCCTCGTCCCGCTGCTGAAAAAAGGGAAATGA